In the Thermomicrobiales bacterium genome, GAGCGCTTCTCGTATTCCAACGACGCCTATGCGCTGCTCGGGGAGATCGTCGAGCGACTGTCGGATGTCAGCTACGCCGACTACCTGCATACACACCTCTTCCAGCCGCTCGGGATGACCCGCTCGACGCTGGCCGATCCGGCCAGGCTTGGCTGGGACGATGTCACCAGCCTCTACGACTACGAGGATGGCCAGCCCGCGTTCCGGCCAGACTGGCCGGCCAGTGCGCTCGTCGCCCCGGCCGGGCTGCACAGATCGACGGCGCGCGACATGGCTCGCTATCTGATGGCGCAGATGCGTGAGATGCCCGGCCTGACCAACATGCAGCGTCGTGAGATGCACAGGCCACGTATCTGGCGCGACGCGGAGACTGGCTATGCGCTGGGCTGGGGCGTGGCGCCTGACTTCCGCGGGGAGCCCGTGCTGGCCCACTCCGGCGGGATCACCGGCGTCTCGTCCCACGCGATCCTGCTGCCAGAGCTCGATGCCGGCGTCATCGCGCTGTTGAACGTCTCCGGCGGCCCGGCCCGCGAGATCGCAGAGGTGGTCGTAACCGAGGCGCTCCAGCTGCCAGCCGCGCGGGAGCTACCCGTCTACAACCCACCAGCGGCGGATCTGGACCGCGTGGTTGGCCGCTACCGGTACGGACGCGACACCGTCGCGGTCGAACGCGATGCGGAGGGGCTGACGATGACACTCGGCGAGCGGCCGGCGGTGCGGCTCACTCCGGCGCGGCGGGACGAGTTCCGGGCAACGCTCGACCGGCGGATCGTGCCGATCGTCTTCCCTGCCGGGGATTCGCCGGCCTCGCTGATATCCGTCATGGCCCGCGTCTGCTGGCGCGAGGAGTAAGCGCGGAGTCCCCTCAAT is a window encoding:
- a CDS encoding serine hydrolase domain-containing protein; this encodes MTSTAETIGTAVEALMSAEAVPGAAVAVVADGEVIFERGYGLADLSSGRPVTPDTVFGIGSLGKSLTAVAIMQLVADGRLALDTPAIALLPELRLPEPFPTSAITVEHLLSHASGLPVLPVLEMSLGWLEGSGPMDSYDDLFRYLATMPERPAGRPGERFSYSNDAYALLGEIVERLSDVSYADYLHTHLFQPLGMTRSTLADPARLGWDDVTSLYDYEDGQPAFRPDWPASALVAPAGLHRSTARDMARYLMAQMREMPGLTNMQRREMHRPRIWRDAETGYALGWGVAPDFRGEPVLAHSGGITGVSSHAILLPELDAGVIALLNVSGGPAREIAEVVVTEALQLPAARELPVYNPPAADLDRVVGRYRYGRDTVAVERDAEGLTMTLGERPAVRLTPARRDEFRATLDRRIVPIVFPAGDSPASLISVMARVCWREE